A single genomic interval of Pelagerythrobacter marensis harbors:
- a CDS encoding mechanosensitive ion channel, producing the protein MQFGNYRFDQELALHIAEKAIWAIVILVVTWAVARAAKWAFAKLVDNVAIFRRSTGNGTSLGESLGKIVSLLIWLFGLLILLSVLGLGNAVGPLNTLLDSVMAFIPRLVGAALIFFIGLMIARIVRDLVVTTLQTIDFDKWANRGGIDTVTGNSAISRTIGTILYALIVIFAAILALDALDLQSVSAPASNMLQLIFDAIPRIIGAALLLGIGYLIGRFLVPLIKDVLVGLGVDRALGATELLPDNTTATDLIARVAQIAIVLFFAIAATRLLGFPELTAILDQVLELGGRVVFGAVVILVGFLIARLLVRMISGAGETNLAGTIIKWATIFVFTFMGLSFMQVGDEIVRIFFSAMVIGGAVAAALAFGLGGRNWAARKLEEWDAEASSSSASNPPRGETGNDPLPPGA; encoded by the coding sequence ATGCAATTCGGCAACTACCGCTTTGACCAGGAACTGGCTTTACATATCGCGGAAAAGGCGATCTGGGCCATTGTCATCCTGGTCGTCACCTGGGCAGTGGCGCGCGCCGCCAAATGGGCCTTTGCCAAACTGGTCGACAATGTCGCGATCTTTCGCCGCAGTACCGGCAACGGGACGAGCCTGGGCGAATCCCTCGGCAAGATCGTCAGCCTGCTGATCTGGCTGTTCGGCCTGCTAATTCTCCTCAGCGTTCTCGGCCTCGGCAATGCCGTCGGGCCGCTCAACACTTTGCTCGACAGCGTCATGGCCTTCATCCCGCGTCTCGTCGGCGCGGCGCTGATCTTCTTCATCGGCCTGATGATCGCCCGGATCGTGCGCGATCTGGTCGTCACCACGCTGCAGACGATCGACTTCGACAAATGGGCCAATCGCGGCGGGATCGACACGGTTACCGGGAACAGTGCGATCAGCCGGACGATCGGGACCATTCTTTATGCTCTGATCGTGATTTTTGCCGCAATTCTCGCGCTCGATGCGCTCGATCTCCAGAGCGTGTCGGCTCCGGCAAGCAATATGCTGCAGCTCATCTTCGATGCGATCCCGCGGATCATCGGCGCGGCCTTGCTGCTTGGGATCGGTTATCTGATCGGCCGGTTCCTCGTACCGCTGATCAAGGACGTGCTGGTCGGGCTGGGCGTCGACCGCGCGCTGGGCGCGACCGAGCTGCTTCCCGACAACACGACCGCCACCGATCTGATCGCACGCGTGGCGCAGATCGCGATCGTCCTGTTCTTCGCGATTGCCGCAACGCGCCTGCTCGGGTTCCCCGAACTGACCGCCATTCTCGACCAGGTGCTCGAACTCGGGGGTCGGGTCGTCTTCGGTGCCGTGGTGATCCTTGTCGGGTTCCTCATCGCGCGGCTTCTGGTGCGGATGATTTCCGGCGCGGGCGAGACGAATCTCGCCGGCACGATCATCAAGTGGGCCACGATCTTCGTCTTCACTTTCATGGGGCTGAGCTTCATGCAGGTGGGCGACGAAATCGTCCGTATCTTCTTCAGTGCGATGGTGATCGGCGGCGCGGTGGCCGCGGCTCTCGCCTTCGGTCTCGGCGGGCGCAACTGGGCCGCACGCAAGCTGGAGGAATGGGACGCGGAGGCATCGTCGTCGTCGGCTTCGAACCCGCCACGCGGCGAAACCGGGAACGATCCGCTGCCGCCCGGCGCGTAA
- the ispG gene encoding flavodoxin-dependent (E)-4-hydroxy-3-methylbut-2-enyl-diphosphate synthase, which yields MSAIRPWRAIERRKSRRIMVGNVPVGGDAPITVQTMTNTPTEDAAATIDQIRRCEDAGADIIRVSCPTEEATAAMPAIVRAANIPVVADIHFHYKRALEAADAGAACLRINPGNIGSDARVAEVIRAAKANGCAIRIGVNAGSLEKDLLEKYGEPCPEALVESALDHIKLLQDHDFHEYKVAVKASDVFLAVSAYMGLAEAVDCPLHLGITEAGGLIGGTVKSSIGIGNLLWAGIGDTIRVSLSAEPEDEVRVGFEILKALGLRTRGVRVVSCPSCARQGFDVIRTVQALEERLQHIKTPLSLSVLGCVVNGPGEARETDIGITGGGKGKHMVYLSGVTDHHVSDADMLDHIVDLVEKKAAEIEADMSDAGQADEMPAAVKQAEVAK from the coding sequence ATGTCTGCAATTCGCCCCTGGCGCGCGATCGAGCGTCGCAAGAGCCGCCGGATCATGGTCGGCAACGTGCCCGTGGGCGGCGATGCGCCGATCACGGTGCAGACGATGACCAACACCCCGACCGAGGACGCCGCGGCGACGATCGACCAGATCCGCCGGTGCGAGGACGCGGGGGCGGACATCATCCGCGTTTCCTGCCCGACCGAGGAAGCGACCGCCGCGATGCCCGCGATCGTGCGGGCGGCGAACATCCCGGTCGTCGCCGACATCCATTTCCACTACAAGCGCGCGCTCGAAGCGGCTGACGCGGGCGCGGCCTGCCTGCGGATCAACCCCGGCAATATCGGCAGCGACGCGCGCGTCGCCGAAGTGATCCGCGCGGCCAAGGCCAACGGCTGCGCGATCCGCATCGGCGTCAACGCCGGCAGCCTCGAGAAGGACCTGCTCGAGAAATACGGCGAGCCGTGCCCCGAAGCGCTGGTCGAAAGCGCGCTCGACCATATCAAGCTGCTGCAGGATCACGATTTTCACGAATACAAAGTGGCAGTGAAGGCGAGCGACGTGTTCCTCGCGGTCAGCGCCTACATGGGCCTCGCCGAAGCGGTCGACTGCCCGCTGCACCTCGGCATTACCGAAGCCGGCGGCCTGATCGGCGGGACGGTGAAATCGAGCATCGGCATCGGCAATCTGCTGTGGGCCGGGATCGGCGACACGATCCGCGTCTCGCTCTCGGCCGAACCGGAAGACGAAGTGCGCGTGGGGTTCGAGATTCTCAAGGCGCTCGGCCTCAGGACCCGCGGCGTGCGCGTGGTCTCCTGCCCCTCCTGCGCGCGCCAGGGGTTCGACGTGATCCGCACCGTCCAGGCGCTCGAGGAGCGCTTGCAGCATATCAAGACGCCGCTGTCGCTCTCGGTCCTCGGCTGCGTCGTCAACGGCCCGGGCGAGGCGCGCGAGACCGACATCGGGATCACCGGCGGCGGCAAGGGCAAGCACATGGTCTATCTCTCCGGGGTGACCGACCACCACGTCTCCGACGCCGACATGCTCGACCATATCGTCGACCTGGTCGAGAAGAAGGCCGCCGAGATCGAAGCGGACATGAGCGACGCCGGGCAGGCCGACGAAATGCCTGCGGCGGTGAAACAAGCAGAAGTCGCGAAATAG
- a CDS encoding murein L,D-transpeptidase catalytic domain family protein yields MDRRGIIKGTLALGATLALPARLPAQVRMGTPRDAILVEIAKREQQKAGSMLWRTDIVGIADFGLHSAEPRFHFVNLEAGRVDSYLVTHGSGSDPEHDGWLNWFSNVPESLCTSRGAYMTYGWYTGRFGTSIRLEGLEADNSNALDRAIVMHRADYAEPEHIARWGRLGRSNGCFAMGDADFKRALLQLGGGRVLFADRLGLAPDGSTIVRPQQEMGEIRPLMPDPPRGDDVLNPGVY; encoded by the coding sequence ATGGACAGACGCGGCATTATCAAAGGGACTCTCGCTCTCGGCGCAACGCTGGCCTTGCCCGCCCGCCTGCCCGCGCAGGTGCGCATGGGTACGCCGCGCGACGCGATCCTGGTCGAGATCGCCAAACGCGAGCAGCAGAAAGCCGGATCGATGCTCTGGCGCACCGATATCGTCGGCATTGCCGATTTCGGGCTGCACAGCGCCGAGCCACGGTTTCACTTCGTGAACCTCGAAGCCGGGCGGGTCGATTCGTACCTGGTCACCCATGGCAGTGGTTCCGATCCCGAGCACGACGGGTGGCTCAACTGGTTCTCCAACGTGCCCGAATCGCTCTGCACCAGCCGCGGCGCCTATATGACCTACGGCTGGTACACCGGCCGTTTCGGCACATCGATCCGGCTGGAAGGGCTGGAGGCGGACAATTCGAACGCGCTCGACCGCGCGATCGTGATGCACCGCGCGGACTATGCGGAGCCGGAGCATATCGCGCGCTGGGGCCGGCTTGGCCGCTCCAACGGCTGCTTCGCCATGGGTGATGCCGATTTCAAGCGCGCGCTGCTCCAGCTCGGCGGCGGGCGGGTCCTGTTCGCCGACCGGCTGGGCCTGGCGCCCGACGGCTCGACGATCGTCCGCCCGCAGCAGGAAATGGGCGAGATCAGGCCGCTGATGCCCGATCCGCCGCGCGGCGACGACGTGCTGAACCCGGGCGTTTACTGA
- the acnA gene encoding aconitate hydratase AcnA codes for MTQVGKDTLETRSTLTVDGKDYAYYSLAKAAEHVGDVSRLPFSLKVLLENMLRFEDDGFTVGREHVRAIADWLKNPATGQEIQYRPARVLLQDFTGVPCVVDLAAMRDAIAKLGGDTAKINPQVPVNLVIDHSVMVDEFGHPKAFEQNVAFEYARNAERYDFLKWGSKSFRNFSAVPPGTGICHQVNLEHIARGVWSSEDESGQMVAYPDTCVGTDSHTTMVNGLGVLGWGVGGIEAEAAMLGQPISMLIPEVVGFRLDGKLAEGVTATDLVLTCTQMLRAAGVVGRFVEFYGPGVSTLTLADRATIANMAPEYGATCGFFGIDGKTLDYMRLTGRSDETIALVEAYSREQGMWFEPDNEPVFTRTIELDIGAVVPSLAGPKRPQDKVILPEVDDLFNSELEEHYDKSEPERVEVEGKDHDIGDGDVVIAAITSCTNTSNPDVMVAAGLVAKKANERGMKPKPWVKTSLAPGSQVVTDYLEKAGLQEHLDAIGFDLVGYGCTTCIGNSGPLAPPISEAINGNDIVAASVLSGNRNFEGRVSPDVRANFLASPPLVVAYALKGTVTEDMIDTPIGQDREGNDVFLKDIWPSNDEIAEIRSGAIDRAMFEARYADVYKGDEHWQAIDVTGSDTYQWRPGSTYVANPPYFEDMSMTPAPVTDIVEAKPLAILGDSVTTDHISPAGSIKEDSPAGKYLLENQVAKADFNSYGSRRGNHEVMMRGTFANIRIRNEMVPGVEGGYTAFEGEQMPIYDAAMKHKANGTPLVVIAGKEYGTGSSRDWAAKGTILLGVRAVIVESFERIHRSNLVGMGVLPLQFQDGDTRETLGLTGDDSFSIRGLADLKPGQDVEVEVTRANGESFSFSAKCRIDTANEMEYYRNGGILHYVLRKLAA; via the coding sequence ATGACCCAGGTCGGCAAGGACACGCTCGAAACCCGCTCCACGCTCACCGTCGATGGCAAGGATTACGCTTACTATTCCCTGGCCAAGGCGGCCGAACACGTCGGCGACGTTTCGCGACTTCCGTTCTCGCTCAAGGTTCTGCTGGAAAACATGCTTCGTTTCGAAGACGACGGCTTCACCGTGGGCCGGGAGCATGTTCGCGCGATTGCCGACTGGCTGAAGAACCCGGCGACCGGCCAGGAAATCCAGTATCGTCCGGCGCGCGTGCTGTTGCAGGATTTCACCGGCGTGCCCTGCGTGGTCGACCTCGCCGCGATGCGCGACGCGATTGCCAAGCTCGGCGGCGATACCGCCAAGATCAACCCGCAGGTTCCGGTCAATCTGGTGATCGACCACTCGGTCATGGTCGACGAATTCGGCCACCCCAAGGCCTTCGAGCAGAACGTCGCTTTCGAATATGCGCGCAATGCCGAACGCTACGACTTCCTCAAATGGGGTTCGAAGAGCTTCCGCAACTTCTCCGCCGTGCCCCCGGGCACCGGCATCTGCCACCAGGTGAATCTCGAGCATATCGCCCGCGGCGTATGGTCGAGCGAGGACGAGAGCGGCCAGATGGTCGCCTACCCCGACACCTGCGTCGGCACCGACAGCCACACGACGATGGTCAACGGCCTCGGCGTGCTCGGCTGGGGCGTCGGCGGGATCGAGGCCGAGGCGGCGATGCTCGGCCAGCCCATTTCGATGCTGATTCCCGAAGTGGTCGGTTTCCGCCTCGACGGCAAGCTGGCCGAGGGTGTGACCGCCACCGACCTCGTGCTCACCTGCACGCAGATGCTGCGCGCCGCCGGCGTGGTCGGCCGTTTCGTCGAGTTCTACGGCCCCGGCGTTTCGACGCTGACCCTTGCCGACCGCGCGACGATCGCCAACATGGCGCCCGAATACGGCGCGACCTGCGGCTTCTTCGGCATCGACGGCAAGACGCTCGACTACATGCGCCTGACCGGCCGCAGCGACGAGACGATCGCGCTGGTCGAAGCCTACAGCCGCGAGCAGGGAATGTGGTTCGAACCGGACAACGAGCCGGTCTTCACCCGCACGATCGAGCTCGACATCGGCGCCGTCGTCCCCAGCCTGGCCGGTCCCAAGCGGCCGCAGGACAAGGTTATCCTCCCGGAAGTCGACGACCTGTTCAATTCCGAGCTGGAAGAGCACTACGACAAGAGCGAGCCCGAGCGCGTCGAGGTCGAAGGCAAGGATCACGACATCGGCGACGGCGACGTCGTGATCGCCGCGATCACCAGCTGCACCAACACCTCCAACCCCGATGTGATGGTTGCCGCCGGCCTCGTGGCCAAGAAAGCCAACGAGCGCGGGATGAAGCCCAAGCCGTGGGTCAAGACGAGCCTCGCGCCCGGTTCGCAGGTGGTCACCGATTACCTCGAGAAAGCCGGCCTGCAGGAGCATCTCGATGCCATCGGTTTCGACCTCGTCGGCTATGGCTGCACGACCTGCATCGGCAATTCCGGGCCGCTCGCGCCGCCGATCAGCGAGGCGATCAACGGCAACGACATCGTCGCCGCCAGCGTGCTTTCGGGCAACCGCAATTTCGAAGGCCGCGTCAGCCCCGATGTGCGCGCGAACTTCCTCGCGTCGCCGCCGCTGGTGGTCGCCTACGCGCTCAAGGGCACGGTGACCGAGGACATGATCGACACGCCGATCGGCCAGGACCGGGAAGGCAACGACGTGTTTCTGAAGGACATTTGGCCTTCGAACGACGAGATCGCCGAAATCCGCTCGGGCGCGATCGATCGCGCGATGTTCGAAGCGCGCTATGCCGACGTCTACAAGGGCGACGAGCACTGGCAGGCGATCGACGTGACCGGTTCGGACACCTACCAGTGGCGCCCGGGCAGCACTTACGTCGCCAACCCGCCCTATTTCGAAGACATGAGCATGACGCCGGCACCGGTGACCGATATCGTCGAGGCCAAGCCGCTGGCGATCCTGGGCGACAGCGTCACCACCGACCACATCAGCCCGGCCGGTTCGATCAAGGAAGACAGCCCGGCGGGCAAGTACCTGCTCGAAAACCAGGTCGCGAAGGCGGATTTCAACTCCTACGGCTCGCGCCGCGGCAATCACGAGGTGATGATGCGCGGCACTTTCGCCAATATCCGCATCAGGAACGAGATGGTTCCGGGGGTCGAGGGCGGCTACACCGCGTTCGAGGGCGAGCAGATGCCGATCTACGACGCGGCGATGAAGCACAAGGCGAACGGCACGCCGCTGGTCGTTATCGCCGGCAAGGAATACGGCACCGGATCGAGCCGCGACTGGGCCGCCAAGGGCACGATCCTGCTCGGCGTGCGGGCGGTGATCGTCGAAAGCTTCGAGCGCATCCACCGCTCGAACCTCGTCGGCATGGGCGTGCTGCCCTTGCAGTTCCAGGACGGCGACACGCGCGAGACGCTGGGGCTGACGGGCGATGACAGCTTCTCGATCCGCGGGCTGGCCGACCTCAAGCCGGGGCAGGATGTGGAAGTCGAAGTGACCCGCGCGAATGGCGAGAGCTTCAGCTTCTCGGCCAAGTGCCGGATCGATACCGCCAACGAGATGGAGTATTATCGCAACGGCGGCATTCTCCACTACGTGCTGCGCAAGCTGGCGGCCTGA
- a CDS encoding isoaspartyl peptidase/L-asparaginase, with protein MIKPLAALVAILALFPATLAAQPAAEEAEPPRWSLAIHGGAGTLKRENMTPEREQAYRSALQAALDAGARVLADGGDALDAVEAAIVLLEDNPLFNAGRGSVFTWEGTNEMDASIMDGRTRAAGAVAGVTTVRHPIHLARAVMDDGRHVFLSGAGAEQFATAKRLERMPAEWFATPHRRQQLDDMKAREVSALDVEYKFGTVGAVARDQKGHLAAGTSTGGMTGKRWGRIGDAPVIGAGTWADDRSCAVSATGWGEFFIRAGVAQAICDRVLLAGEGVQQASDTVIAEVAAMGGDGGVIVMSKDGEAVFSFNSAGMYRGRANSSGASEVAIFAQE; from the coding sequence ATGATCAAACCATTGGCCGCGCTTGTCGCGATACTTGCCCTGTTCCCGGCAACACTTGCCGCCCAGCCCGCTGCGGAAGAAGCGGAGCCGCCTCGCTGGTCGCTCGCGATCCATGGCGGTGCGGGCACGCTGAAGCGGGAGAATATGACTCCCGAACGCGAGCAGGCCTATCGCAGCGCATTGCAGGCGGCGCTCGACGCGGGGGCGCGCGTTCTTGCCGATGGCGGCGATGCGCTGGACGCGGTGGAGGCCGCGATCGTCCTGCTGGAGGACAATCCGCTGTTCAACGCCGGACGCGGCTCGGTCTTCACCTGGGAGGGGACCAATGAAATGGACGCCTCGATCATGGACGGGCGGACGCGCGCCGCAGGCGCGGTGGCCGGGGTGACCACGGTGCGCCATCCGATCCACCTCGCCCGCGCGGTGATGGACGACGGGCGCCATGTCTTCCTGTCGGGCGCCGGCGCCGAACAGTTTGCGACGGCCAAGCGGCTGGAACGGATGCCGGCCGAATGGTTCGCAACTCCGCATCGCCGGCAGCAGCTGGACGATATGAAGGCGAGGGAAGTTTCCGCGCTCGACGTCGAATACAAGTTCGGCACTGTGGGCGCGGTGGCGCGCGACCAGAAGGGGCATCTCGCTGCCGGAACCTCCACCGGGGGCATGACGGGCAAGCGCTGGGGACGGATCGGCGATGCCCCGGTGATCGGCGCCGGAACCTGGGCCGACGACCGCTCTTGCGCGGTGTCCGCCACCGGATGGGGCGAATTCTTCATCCGCGCCGGCGTTGCCCAGGCGATCTGCGACCGCGTGCTGCTGGCCGGCGAAGGCGTTCAGCAGGCGTCGGACACGGTCATTGCCGAAGTCGCGGCAATGGGCGGCGACGGCGGTGTGATCGTGATGTCGAAGGATGGCGAGGCGGTGTTCAGCTTCAATTCCGCCGGCATGTACCGCGGACGCGCGAACAGCAGCGGCGCCAGCGAGGTGGCGATCTTCGCACAGGAATAG
- a CDS encoding GIY-YIG nuclease family protein, whose product MLNSFQHPSPGTLRPMPFERNPCVYVLASGRYGTHYIGVTSDLMQRLCQHREGITGGFTKRYRVHRLVRYEMFGDMEGAILRERQLKRWHRQWKINLIERDNPHWADLAAGLGFEPPALRGGRNGS is encoded by the coding sequence ATGCTGAACTCGTTTCAGCATCCATCCCCCGGCACCCTCCGCCCCATGCCGTTCGAGCGCAACCCCTGCGTCTACGTCCTCGCGAGCGGTCGCTACGGCACCCATTACATCGGCGTCACCAGCGATCTGATGCAGCGGCTCTGTCAACACCGCGAAGGAATCACGGGCGGATTCACGAAGCGATACCGGGTCCACCGCCTCGTTCGCTACGAAATGTTCGGCGACATGGAGGGGGCCATCTTGCGCGAGAGGCAGCTCAAACGCTGGCACCGGCAGTGGAAGATCAACCTGATCGAGCGGGACAACCCGCATTGGGCGGACCTGGCGGCAGGGCTCGGCTTCGAACCGCCGGCTTTGCGCGGGGGGCGCAATGGATCGTGA
- a CDS encoding DMT family transporter: MPIVVTAVGIGLFAAMDAFMKSASLATGAYSALLLRSAAGFALVAPLWLVLGGRWPRRAVLRIHLKRGVVVAFMALSFFYALVRLPLADAIALSFVAPLIALYLAALLLGETIERRAIVAALLGLAGVVVIVGGKLGSQALDRETALGLAAMGFSTLLYAWNLVIQREQALVARPVEVATFQNGIVGLALLPLAPLLFAMPGAEAWRDIGAAALLATGAAILLAWAYARAEAQVLVPVEYSAFLWAALFGWLFFRESLGPGTVAGAALIVIGCWIAARRRPEQSAL, from the coding sequence ATGCCGATTGTCGTTACCGCTGTCGGCATCGGGCTGTTCGCGGCGATGGATGCGTTCATGAAGTCGGCGTCGCTCGCCACCGGTGCCTATAGCGCACTGTTGCTGCGGAGCGCGGCCGGGTTCGCGCTCGTCGCGCCGCTCTGGCTTGTGCTGGGCGGGCGCTGGCCGCGGCGCGCGGTGCTGCGCATCCATCTCAAGCGCGGCGTGGTCGTCGCGTTCATGGCGCTGTCGTTCTTCTACGCCCTGGTGCGCCTGCCCCTGGCCGACGCGATTGCCCTGTCGTTCGTCGCGCCGCTGATCGCGCTCTATCTCGCCGCCCTTCTGCTGGGCGAGACGATCGAGCGGCGCGCGATCGTTGCCGCGCTGCTGGGGCTGGCCGGGGTGGTCGTCATCGTCGGGGGGAAGCTCGGCAGCCAGGCGCTGGACCGGGAAACCGCGCTGGGGCTGGCCGCCATGGGATTTTCGACGCTGCTCTATGCCTGGAACCTGGTGATCCAGCGCGAACAGGCCCTGGTTGCGCGTCCGGTCGAAGTGGCGACGTTCCAGAACGGCATCGTCGGGCTGGCGCTGCTGCCGCTGGCGCCGCTTCTGTTCGCGATGCCGGGCGCGGAGGCCTGGCGCGATATCGGCGCGGCCGCCCTGCTGGCGACCGGCGCGGCGATCCTGCTCGCCTGGGCCTATGCCCGGGCCGAGGCGCAAGTCCTCGTCCCGGTGGAATACAGCGCGTTTCTGTGGGCCGCGCTGTTCGGATGGCTGTTCTTCCGCGAAAGTCTCGGCCCCGGCACGGTGGCCGGCGCGGCGCTGATCGTGATCGGCTGCTGGATCGCGGCGCGGCGCCGGCCGGAGCAGAGCGCGCTGTGA
- the ruvB gene encoding Holliday junction branch migration DNA helicase RuvB: MTDPAPLHTPDRQPDDPDAALRPKSLGEFIGQEAARENLRVFIESARSRGEAMDHVLFFGPPGLGKTTLAQIVAKELGVGFRATSGPVIAKAGDLAALLTNLEPHDVLFIDEIHRLNPVVEEVLYPAMEDRALDLIIGEGPSARSVRIDLPPFTLVGATTRQGLLTTPLRDRFGIPVRLNFYTHEELDLVVTRGARLLGVEIDPAGAREIARRSRGTPRVAGRLLRRVRDFAHVAGDGVVTRKVADDALTRLEIDRLGLDAMDRRYLTMIATTYRGGPVGVETLAAGLAEPRDTVEEVVEPYLIQLGLVARTARGRCLNESGWRHLEMTPPKGTQSGLFEENS; this comes from the coding sequence ATGACCGACCCCGCCCCCCTCCACACCCCCGATCGCCAACCCGACGATCCCGACGCCGCGCTGCGTCCGAAGTCGCTCGGCGAGTTCATCGGGCAGGAGGCGGCGCGCGAGAATCTGCGGGTCTTCATCGAAAGCGCGCGGTCGCGCGGGGAGGCGATGGATCACGTGCTGTTCTTCGGCCCGCCCGGCCTCGGCAAGACGACGCTGGCGCAAATCGTCGCGAAAGAGCTGGGTGTCGGCTTTCGCGCCACCAGCGGGCCGGTGATCGCCAAGGCGGGCGATCTGGCAGCTCTTCTGACCAATCTCGAGCCGCACGACGTGCTGTTCATCGACGAGATCCACCGGCTCAATCCGGTGGTCGAGGAAGTGCTCTACCCGGCGATGGAAGACCGCGCGCTCGACCTGATCATCGGCGAAGGACCTTCGGCGCGCAGCGTGCGGATCGACTTGCCGCCGTTCACGCTGGTCGGCGCGACCACGCGGCAGGGGCTGCTGACGACGCCGCTGCGCGACCGCTTCGGCATTCCCGTGCGGCTCAATTTCTACACCCACGAGGAACTGGACCTCGTCGTCACCCGCGGGGCGCGGCTGCTGGGGGTGGAGATCGATCCCGCGGGCGCGCGCGAGATCGCCCGGCGCAGCCGCGGCACACCGCGCGTCGCGGGCAGGCTGCTGCGGCGGGTGCGCGACTTTGCCCATGTCGCGGGCGACGGCGTGGTGACGCGCAAGGTGGCGGACGATGCCCTGACCCGGCTGGAAATCGACCGCCTCGGCCTCGACGCGATGGATCGTCGCTACCTCACCATGATCGCCACGACTTACCGCGGCGGCCCGGTGGGGGTGGAAACGCTCGCCGCCGGCCTCGCCGAACCGCGCGATACGGTGGAGGAAGTGGTCGAACCCTACCTGATCCAGCTGGGGCTGGTGGCGCGCACCGCACGGGGCCGATGCCTCAACGAATCGGGCTGGCGACATCTCGAAATGACGCCGCCCAAGGGCACGCAATCGGGGTTGTTCGAAGAAAACTCTTAA
- a CDS encoding L,D-transpeptidase family protein, producing the protein MTITRKSSFLAAASLALIIPGMAAAQQRTPDNLLPESQLIGEYPVDPDDDAVASAPSENPPAESPAVESSQEAGEPVPTIAREVVQQFTPEVQPWSVTNAERLVAVIEGIGAEGLDPADYDLSALRNAILAGPGEQLDRVASRAFAWLVEDMRDGRTPMDSRRQWFVVDPDPDRYRTGDVMAEALASGDIAGALQSVAPLHPDYARLREELAATPADATARRKLIRANMDRWRWLARDLGSQYLITNVPEYQLRLTVNDKIMRTYKTIVGKPGRTATPQLAETVEGVIFNPNWTVPQSIVKGEGLGARVLGNPAWARANGYKGWRNKETGMITVVQQPGPGNSLGLMKLDMPNPHAIFLHDTPSRHLFNNANRALSHGCIRTERASELAITLAILAKNPETDEERKAAAQEAVEILKSGEYTRVPFESRMPVYITYFTMGTDIDGKLRTFKDIYDRDAPVLAALDAPREQHRARRTSEEAVEIIDDMKTT; encoded by the coding sequence ATGACCATCACACGCAAATCGAGTTTTCTTGCTGCCGCTTCGCTGGCGCTGATCATTCCCGGAATGGCCGCAGCGCAGCAGCGCACGCCGGACAACCTTCTCCCTGAATCGCAGCTGATCGGGGAATATCCGGTCGATCCCGACGACGATGCGGTGGCAAGCGCGCCTTCCGAAAACCCGCCCGCCGAAAGCCCGGCTGTCGAAAGTTCGCAGGAGGCCGGCGAGCCCGTACCCACGATCGCGCGCGAGGTCGTCCAGCAGTTCACCCCCGAGGTTCAGCCCTGGAGCGTGACCAATGCCGAACGGCTGGTTGCAGTGATCGAGGGGATCGGGGCCGAAGGTCTGGACCCGGCGGATTACGACCTTTCCGCATTGCGCAATGCCATCCTGGCCGGGCCGGGCGAGCAGCTCGACCGGGTGGCCAGCCGCGCCTTCGCCTGGCTGGTGGAGGATATGCGCGACGGCCGCACGCCGATGGACTCGCGGCGCCAGTGGTTCGTGGTCGATCCCGATCCCGACCGCTACCGCACCGGCGACGTGATGGCCGAGGCGCTGGCGAGCGGCGATATCGCCGGTGCGCTGCAGTCCGTCGCCCCGCTGCATCCCGATTACGCCCGTCTGCGCGAGGAACTGGCCGCGACGCCGGCCGATGCCACAGCGCGTCGCAAGCTGATCCGCGCCAACATGGACCGCTGGCGCTGGCTCGCCCGCGACCTGGGCAGCCAGTACCTGATCACCAACGTGCCCGAATATCAGCTGCGCCTGACGGTCAACGACAAGATCATGCGCACGTACAAGACGATCGTCGGCAAGCCGGGACGCACGGCGACCCCGCAGCTCGCCGAAACGGTCGAAGGGGTGATTTTCAACCCCAACTGGACCGTGCCGCAATCGATCGTGAAAGGCGAAGGCCTCGGCGCGCGCGTTCTCGGCAATCCCGCCTGGGCGCGCGCCAACGGCTACAAGGGCTGGCGGAACAAGGAAACGGGCATGATCACGGTCGTGCAGCAACCCGGCCCCGGCAATTCGCTGGGGCTGATGAAGCTCGACATGCCCAACCCCCACGCGATCTTCCTGCACGACACGCCTTCGCGCCATCTGTTCAACAACGCCAATCGCGCGCTGAGCCACGGCTGCATCCGCACCGAACGGGCGAGCGAGCTGGCGATCACTCTCGCGATCCTGGCGAAGAACCCGGAGACGGACGAGGAACGCAAGGCGGCCGCGCAGGAAGCGGTCGAGATCCTGAAATCGGGCGAATACACGCGCGTTCCGTTCGAAAGCCGGATGCCGGTCTATATCACCTATTTCACGATGGGGACCGACATCGACGGCAAGCTGCGCACGTTCAAGGACATCTACGACCGCGATGCCCCCGTGCTGGCCGCGCTGGACGCGCCGCGCGAACAACATCGTGCTCGCCGCACCAGCGAGGAAGCGGTCGAAATCATCGACGACATGAAAACGACCTGA